The Ornithinimicrobium sufpigmenti genome includes the window CTGCAGGCGGCGGTGACGGCGCTCGACCTGATCCTGGAGCTTCTCCGCCCTCGTCGACATCAGAATGCACCCCTTGTTCTGAGCGTTTTAACCCGCCAGAAGGCATCTCCGCCAGCTCCATCGATGAGGAAGCGTCACTGGCGGGTCAACCCGTCGCTCCAGTGTAGTGGACACAACACCCGGTGGTCGCCCAACCTTCCAGGACAAGGGGACGGCCCGAGTCGGTCAGGACTCGAGCCGTCAAGCAAACCAGACCCGCTGATGCACAGAGAAAGGCCAGCCGTGACCACCCTAGACCGGATCGAACCGGCCGCCGAGGCCCCACCGCCCAGGGACGCCACGCAGCTCCCGCTCACTGTCGTGCGGTGGCTGCTGATCGGCGCACTCACCCTCGCAGCCTGGGCCGGGGCCGCGACCATGGCCGTCAGCGCGGCGCACGAGTGGACGGACCTGCACACCGTGTGGGCGTGGATCGCCGGCGTGGCAGCGACGCTGCCGGTCGCGGTAGGCATGTTCACCGCGATTGACCGTCTCATCGAGGCACCGGCACGCCCGAAGACGAGCGGTGAGTAGGTGCACCGCGGGCAGGCGACAGTCCGGGCGACCCGTCGGCTGGCCAATGCTCGGAGTAGCGCCGTTGCTCCGGCATGAATCAACATGCGTAAACGCCGCCACGAGGGCATGACCCATCGCGCCACGGCGATGCGCAGCATCGCGAAAGGGCACCAGGCCAGTGCGATCGTCAGGGACAACCTGCGCCATCCGGCGGCGCCCGAGCCGAGACAGTGGAAGTCACTTCAGTCCTACATCCCGCCCGAAAGCAGCCGGATCAGATCGCGCCGCTGGGCACCCCGCAGCGCGACGAAGTCCTGAACCAACTCCCGCTGACGACAGTGATCCAGATGACGCTCGACCTGCCGGATGGCCACGCGCATGACCAAGAGCGCCAGCACCGTGAGCGCCGTCTTTACCGGGTCCACTGAGGCGACCAGCACCTCGGTGACGTCGATGAGCTCCTTCATCGGAAGCTCCCTCCCGCCCGTGTCCGGGCATGACAAAGGCCCGGACAAAAGCCGTCCGGGCCTAGTGGTTTCAGAAGATCAGTGGTGGATAGAAAGCGAAGAGGGCATAGCTGCGCCTAGGGAGGTCTCAATGGACACCTCCCTCCGAGGAGTGGAACTAGGGCATCGGGTTCTTCTGACGCGGCCTGTAACCGCTCGCACGGGCCCGAGTCAGGACATCGCCGAGACGGACGAGGGATTCACGGTCGCGTCGACCATGGACACGGAGATGGCCGCGCCTGATCCAGGACCTGACCGTCGAGCGGGCCACGCCGGCGACCTCCGCTGCGACTCTCGCCGGCACCAGGGCACCGACGTCAGGCGTCCCGCGGGTCAGGGTGTGGGCCTGCAGGGGACCACAGTCGGAGTGGAACGAACGAGTCTGGGCCAGGCGCTCAGCGGCGGCGGCGCGGACGTCCTCAACGCGGAAGGAGTGAGTGTTGCCGAGGCGCCCCATCGGTTTCAGGTGTCCCCGGCGGACCCACTGTCGGATCGTGGCGGGACGGACGCCGACGAGGTGAGCGGCCTCGCGGGTG containing:
- a CDS encoding helix-turn-helix domain-containing protein, which encodes MRAYELARDLDVTSRELLAFLRASNHDVWSALESLTDEQVSLARSLHPGLIKREAVPQAWREHHESFEDWYEHDDWDGRLVRHPPSQVIFTREAAHLVGVRPATIRQWVRRGHLKPMGRLGNTHSFRVEDVRAAAAERLAQTRSFHSDCGPLQAHTLTRGTPDVGALVPARVAAEVAGVARSTVRSWIRRGHLRVHGRRDRESLVRLGDVLTRARASGYRPRQKNPMP